A region of Diospyros lotus cultivar Yz01 chromosome 3, ASM1463336v1, whole genome shotgun sequence DNA encodes the following proteins:
- the LOC127796184 gene encoding uncharacterized protein LOC127796184, which translates to MSRPTEEDATAKNEEEEFSTGPLSVLMMSVKNNTQVLINCRNNKKLLGRVRAFDRHCNMVLENVREMWTEVPKTGKGKKKAHPVNKDRFISKMFLRGDSVIIVLRNPK; encoded by the exons ATGAG TCGTCCCACGGAGGAGGATGCCACT GCCaagaatgaagaagaggaaTTCAGCACTGGCCCTCTTTCTGTTTTAATGATGAGTGTTAAGAATAACACACAG GTGCTTATAAACTGCAGGAACAACAAAAAGCTGCTGGGCCGCGTGAGGGCATTTGATCGCCACTGCAACATGGTGCTGGAAAATGTTAGAGAGATGTGGACAGAG GTACCAAAGACTGGGAAAGGCAAGAAGAAGGCCCATCCAGTCAATAAAGATCGATTCATTAGCAAGATGTTCCTCCGAGGAGATTCTGTAATAATTGTCCTTAGGAACCCCAAGTGA
- the LOC127797328 gene encoding probable E3 ubiquitin-protein ligase BAH1-like 1 — protein sequence MKFCKKYQEYMQTHDQKKLPGVGLKKLKKILKRCRRDVQSHNGIDLHRRDNVSSSASTCPHQCPVCDGTFFPSLLEEMSAVVGVFNKRAQKLLEQHLSSGIRKYFNWFKDKLRRNHVALIQEGKDLVTYAIINAIAMRKILKKYDKIHYCKQGQAFKSQAQSRHIEILQSPWLCELMAFHINLRNTKATTRKASPLFEGCTLVINDGKPSISCELFDSIKLDIDLTCSICLDTVFDPVALTCGHIFCYMCACKTASVTIVDGLKAAEAKEKCPLCREAGVYEGAVHLEELNILLSGSCPEYWEERLQSERVERIKQTKEHWESQCRAFMGV from the exons ATGAAGTTCTGCAAGAAGTACCAGGAGTACATGCAAACGCACGATCAGAAGAAGTTGCCCGGCGTGGGGTTGAAGAAGCTCAAGAAAATCTTGAAACGGTGCCGGAGAGACGTCCAATCCCACAACGGAATTGATCTCCATCGCCGTGATAATGTCTCGAGTTCGGCTTCTACTTGCCCCCACCAGTGCCCCG TTTGCGACGGAACCTTTTTCCCATCCCTCCTCGAGGAAATGTCTGCAGTGGTTGGCGTCTTCAACAAGCGTGCACAGAAATTGCTTGAGCAACATTTGTCTTCAGGTATTCGCAAGTACTTCAACTGGTTCAAAGACAAGCTAAGGCGCAACCATGTCGCCTTAATTCAAGAAGGCAAGGACCTGGTCACCTATGCAATAATCAACGCCATTGCAATGCGCAAAATACTTAAGAAGTATGACAAG ATTCATTACTGTAAACAAGGGCAGGCATTCAAATCACAAGCACAAAGTAGGCATATTGAGATCCTTCAGTCGCCATGGCTATGTGAGCTAATGGCTTTCCATATAAACTTGAGGAATACAAAGGCCACCACAAGGAAGGCCTCTCCATTGTTTGAGGGCTGCACCCTTGTTATCAATGACGGGAAACCATCAATATCGTGTGAGCTTTTTGATTCCATCAAGCTTGATATCGACTTAACTTGTTCTATATGTCTG GATACTGTATTTGATCCAGTAGCTCTCACCTGTGGTCATATCTTCTGTTATATGTGTGCTTGCAAGACTGCATCAGTAACCATTGTCGATGGGTTAAAGGCTGCTGAGGCCAAGGAAAAATGCCCTCTCTGCCGAGAA GCCGGCGTGTATGAAGGCGCTGTACACTTGGAAGAGCTCAACATTTTATTGAGCGGAAG TTGTCCCGAATACTGGGAGGAGCGGCTTCAGTCAGAGAGAGTAGAGAGAATCAAGCAGACAAAAGAGCACTGGGAATCCCAGTGCCGGGCATTCATGGGAGTCTAA